Proteins from a single region of Punica granatum isolate Tunisia-2019 chromosome 8, ASM765513v2, whole genome shotgun sequence:
- the LOC116188507 gene encoding COMPASS-like H3K4 histone methylase component WDR5B isoform X1 has translation MANSGAPVQPPPPSPPKFKPYRHLKTLTGHSRAVSCVKFSNDGTLLASASLDKTLIIWSSSSLSQLHRLVGHSDGVSDLAWSSDSQYICSASDDRTLRIWSARPPFDCLKTLKGHAHAVFCVNFNPQSELIASGSFDETIRVWETKTGRCLNVIKAHSMPLTSVHFNRDGSLIVSGSHDGSCKIWDTQNGTLLKTLIDDKVPAVSFAKFSPNGKFILVATLNNTLQKLWNYSTGKFLKIYLGHQNSSYCIMSTFSVTNGKYIVSGSEDHCVCIWDLQGKNMLQKLEGHKDTVICVTCHPTENKIASASLDNDRTVRVWVQER, from the exons ATGGCCAACAGCGGCGCCCCCGTCCAGCCGCCGCCGCCGTCCCCCCCGAAGTTCAAACCCTACCGCCACCTCAAAACCCTGACTGGCCACAGCCGGGCGGTCTCGTGCGTCAAGTTCTCCAACGATGGCACCCTCCTCGCCTCCGCCTCCCTCGACAAGACCCTAATCATCTGGTCCTCTTCCTCCCTCTCCCAACTCCACCGCCTCGTCGGACACTCCGACGGCGTCTCGGACCTCGCCTGGTCCTCTGACTCGCAGTACATCTGCTCCGCCTCCGACGACCGCACCCTCCGCATCTGGTCAGCCCGCCCCCCCTTCGATTGCCTCAAAACCCTAAAGGGCCACGCCCACGCCGTCTTCTGCGTCAACTTCAATCCCCAGTCCGAACTCATCGCGTCGGGCTCGTTCGACGAGACGATTCGCGTTTGGGAGACGAAGACCGGGAGGTGCCTGAACGTGATCAAAGCTCACTCGATGCCCTTGACCTCCGTCCACTTCAACCGGGACGGGTCTCTCATCGTCTCAGGGAGCCACGATGGTTCCTGCAAGATCTGGGACACCCAAAACGGCACCTTGTTGAAGACATTGATTGATGATAAAGTCCCAGCCGTGTCCTTCGCCAAGTTCTCGCCCAATGGGAAGTTCATACTTGTTGCTACTCTCAATAATACCCTT CAGAAACTGTGGAATTACTCGACGGGAAAGTTCCTCAAAATCTACTTGGGTCACCAGAACAGTTCTTACTGTATAATGTCCACATTCTCGGTGACCAATGGGAAGTACATCGTTAGCGGGTCAGAGGATCACTGTGTTTGCATATGGGATCTTCAAGGGAAGAATATGTTACAGAAACTTGAAGGGCACAAAGATACAGTTATCTGTGTCACCTGCCATCCAACTGAGAACAAGATTGCTTCTGCAAGCCTCGATAATGATAGAACGGTGAGAGTATGGGTTCAAGAGAGATGA
- the LOC116188507 gene encoding COMPASS-like H3K4 histone methylase component WDR5B isoform X2 — MANSGAPVQPPPPSPPKFKPYRHLKTLTGHSRAVSCVKFSNDGTLLASASLDKTLIIWSSSSLSQLHRLVGHSDGVSDLAWSSDSQYICSASDDRTLRIWSARPPFDCLKTLKGHAHAVFCVNFNPQSELIASGSFDETIRVWETKTGRCLNVIKAHSMPLTSVHFNRDGSLIVSGSHDGSCKIWDTQNGTLLKTLIDDKVPAVSFAKFSPNGKFILVATLNNTLKLWNYSTGKFLKIYLGHQNSSYCIMSTFSVTNGKYIVSGSEDHCVCIWDLQGKNMLQKLEGHKDTVICVTCHPTENKIASASLDNDRTVRVWVQER, encoded by the exons ATGGCCAACAGCGGCGCCCCCGTCCAGCCGCCGCCGCCGTCCCCCCCGAAGTTCAAACCCTACCGCCACCTCAAAACCCTGACTGGCCACAGCCGGGCGGTCTCGTGCGTCAAGTTCTCCAACGATGGCACCCTCCTCGCCTCCGCCTCCCTCGACAAGACCCTAATCATCTGGTCCTCTTCCTCCCTCTCCCAACTCCACCGCCTCGTCGGACACTCCGACGGCGTCTCGGACCTCGCCTGGTCCTCTGACTCGCAGTACATCTGCTCCGCCTCCGACGACCGCACCCTCCGCATCTGGTCAGCCCGCCCCCCCTTCGATTGCCTCAAAACCCTAAAGGGCCACGCCCACGCCGTCTTCTGCGTCAACTTCAATCCCCAGTCCGAACTCATCGCGTCGGGCTCGTTCGACGAGACGATTCGCGTTTGGGAGACGAAGACCGGGAGGTGCCTGAACGTGATCAAAGCTCACTCGATGCCCTTGACCTCCGTCCACTTCAACCGGGACGGGTCTCTCATCGTCTCAGGGAGCCACGATGGTTCCTGCAAGATCTGGGACACCCAAAACGGCACCTTGTTGAAGACATTGATTGATGATAAAGTCCCAGCCGTGTCCTTCGCCAAGTTCTCGCCCAATGGGAAGTTCATACTTGTTGCTACTCTCAATAATACCCTT AAACTGTGGAATTACTCGACGGGAAAGTTCCTCAAAATCTACTTGGGTCACCAGAACAGTTCTTACTGTATAATGTCCACATTCTCGGTGACCAATGGGAAGTACATCGTTAGCGGGTCAGAGGATCACTGTGTTTGCATATGGGATCTTCAAGGGAAGAATATGTTACAGAAACTTGAAGGGCACAAAGATACAGTTATCTGTGTCACCTGCCATCCAACTGAGAACAAGATTGCTTCTGCAAGCCTCGATAATGATAGAACGGTGAGAGTATGGGTTCAAGAGAGATGA
- the LOC116188651 gene encoding pre-mRNA-splicing factor 18 yields MDLLKQELLKKRQSLAEDTGGKRFFKRSEIEQKQIQRLREQEKRELEAKSRSQAPSSSSADSKPVSSSSGAAKTSTAAAAAASSSSAAGSKSLTNEQNIDNLVLPRQEVIRRLRLLKQPITLFGEDDDARLDRLKYVLKAGLFEVDSDMTEGQTNDFLRDIAELRKRQKAGMFGGDRKRKDREDVEDPEGGGGRGDEELSGDGGSSGVDADKDLKRMKANFEELCGEDKILVFFKKLLNEWNQELREMPEAEKRTAKGKSMVATFKQCARYLHPLFKFCRKKVLPDDIRQALLLFVECCMKRDYLAAMDHYIKLAIGNAPWPIGVTMVGIHERSAREKIYTNSVAHIMNDETTRKYLQSVKRLMTFCQRRYPTAPSKAVEFNSLANGSDLQSLLSEEGQHQASEERLRLMPAP; encoded by the exons ATGGATCTCCTGAAGCAGGAACTCCTCAAGAAGCGCCAATCCCTTGCCGAGGACACCGGCGGCAAGCGCTTCTTCAAGCGCTCCGAGATCGAGCAGAAGCAGATCCAAAGGCTCCGGGAGCAGGAGAAGCGCGAGCTCGAGGCCAAATCCCGGAGCCAagccccctcctcctcctccgccgaCTCGAAACcggtctcctcctcctccggcGCGGCCAAGACATCGACCGcagccgccgccgccgcctcgTCTTCCTCCGCCGCCGGCTCCAAATCCCTCACCAACGAGCAGAACATCGACAACCTCGTCCTCCCCAGGCAGGAAGTGATCCGCCGCCTCAGATTACTCAAGCAGCCGATAACGCTCTTTGGGGAGGATGACGACGCGAGGCTCGACCGCCTCAAGTATGTCCTCAAAGCAGGGCTCTTCGAAGTCGACAGCGACATGACAGAGGGCCAGACGAATGATTTCCTACGGGACATAGCGGAGCTGAGGAAGCGGCAGAAGGCCGGGATGTTTGGCGGGGACCGGAAGCGCAAGGACAGGGAAGATGTTGAGGACCCCGAGGGCGGGGGTGGCAGAGGGGACGAGGAGCTCAGCGGGGATGGAGGCTCGAGCGGGGTCGATGCCGATAAGGATTTGAAGAGGATGAAGGCGAACTTTGAGGAGCTGTGCGGGGAGGACAAGATTTTGGTATTCTTCAAGAAGTTGCTGAACGAGTGGAACCAGGAGCTCCGCGAAATGCCTGAGGCGGAGAAGCGGACCGCCAAGGGGAAGTCGATGGTGGCCACCTTCAAGCAGTGCGCCAGATATCTGCATCCACTCTTCAAGTTCTGCAGGAAGAAG GTTCTTCCTGATGATATCCGCCAAGCTCTCCTATTGTTTGTTGAGTGCTGCATGAAGCGGGACTATCTGGCAGCCATGGACCACTACATTAAACTCGCCATCGGTAATGCCCCCTGGCCCATTGGAGTCACTATGGTTGGTATCCACGAGCGGTCAGCCCGTGAGAAGATCTATACCAACAGTGTGGCCCACATCATGAACGATGAGACGACCCGCAAGTACCTACAATCTGTCAAGAGGCTGATGACCTTCTGCCAGCGGCGATATCCCACCGCCCCCTCCAAGGCTGTTGAGTTCAACAGCTTGGCCAATGGGAGCGATTTGCAGTCACTTCTCTCTGAAGAGGGTCAACACCAGGCTTCGGAGGAGAGGCTTCGGCTAATGCCCGCTCCATAG